Proteins encoded in a region of the Rhodococcus sp. SBT000017 genome:
- a CDS encoding ABC transporter permease: MTTRTSLRPRRGLHPTFVLHDVRRQITPQNLVFTVALPAVLYLALFRVVEPRAGASLPHGNFQAWMMIGIAVYGASIGTISRAAGISNEKANGWLRTIRLSPLGAGGYVASRIIACQVYAAIPVIVVGILGALTGARADATVWITGLVVAWLGSAIFSALGLVLGMLLPPEVVTHVPGVVMTGLAFLGNIFIPLSGGMLAVAQVTPLYGVATLARYALTDGYNLDGSHASLAGALINVAAWFAGFSFAAVRRFAGATGRQ, translated from the coding sequence ATGACCACCAGGACCTCACTACGCCCCCGCCGAGGACTGCACCCCACGTTCGTACTGCACGACGTCCGCCGACAGATCACTCCACAGAATCTCGTCTTCACCGTCGCGCTTCCCGCCGTGCTCTACCTCGCCCTGTTCCGCGTCGTCGAGCCCCGCGCGGGGGCGAGCCTGCCGCACGGCAACTTTCAAGCCTGGATGATGATCGGCATCGCCGTCTACGGCGCGTCCATCGGCACCATCTCGCGGGCCGCGGGAATCTCGAACGAGAAGGCCAACGGCTGGCTGCGGACAATTCGCCTGTCGCCCTTGGGCGCCGGCGGCTACGTCGCATCGCGCATTATCGCGTGCCAGGTGTACGCAGCCATTCCGGTCATCGTCGTCGGGATCCTCGGCGCACTCACCGGGGCCCGAGCCGACGCAACCGTCTGGATCACCGGTCTTGTCGTGGCCTGGCTCGGGTCGGCCATCTTCTCCGCGCTAGGTCTTGTCCTGGGGATGCTCCTTCCACCCGAGGTGGTCACCCACGTTCCCGGCGTCGTCATGACCGGACTTGCCTTCCTGGGCAACATCTTCATCCCGCTCTCGGGCGGCATGCTCGCCGTCGCACAGGTGACTCCCCTGTACGGCGTCGCGACACTCGCCCGCTACGCACTGACCGACGGCTACAACCTCGACGGATCCCACGCCTCACTGGCAGGTGCCCTCATCAACGTCGCAGCCTGGTTCGCCGGATTCTCCTTCGCCGCCGTCCGACGATTCGCTGGGGCAACCGGCCGCCAATGA